The DNA sequence CGTCCCCAATGTGATAAGCGGTCACATAGAGTCCGGCTGGTCTTATGAAAACTGGACGTTCTGAATAAGAACTATCTGCTTCTATATACAAGTATTCATAGTTTTCGTAGTCCTCAGTGTCTAGTTGCGGCATTGCAATAAGAGCACCAATCGGATTTCCCTTGTTCAGTCCGAGGTGTTCAATATCTTTGCTGAATGCAGACAGTATTTTAACAAAAGCACGGTCTGAGCAATCAAGGAGAGAGGGACTTAAGTAAAGAGGGAGTGCTTCTTCATTTTTTAGGACGATTTTTGAGAAGTCTGTTGCAAGTGCCAATTCAATTTGGGAGATTTTCGTATCAATGATTTTCTGAACGCGGCTGAGTTCGATTCGTTTTTTCTCCAACTCTTTTGATTTGCGCGCAAGCAGGCTATTCAACTCATCTGGAGTCTTATCCTGAAGAAATGATTTAATCTCTTTTAATGGCATTCCGAGAGTTTTAAGCAATTCAATGACTGTGTAGACGCCATATTGTTGGAAAGTATAAAAACGATATCCTTTTTCATTTCTGAATTCAGGTGAGAGCAAACCAATCTCATCATAATGAAAGAGTGTTTTCTTCTTAACATTACATAGATTGGCGAATTCTCCAGTTGTGAAATATTTACCTCTGTCTTCGCTCATTTTAAATCAGCTCCTTGACTATCCGGTTACTGGATACTTTAGTATTTATGTTAGCACAAAAGCAAGTGTGTCATAAATATGAAAGGGTCTGAAAATCATGATTGGGATTCACAATGTAACGGAAGAGAATTACCGAAGCATACTAAAACTGGAAGTATCAGAGGGGCAGGAAGATTTCATCGAAACTCCGTATGAATGCTTGGAAGAAGCGGCAGAGTGCAAATTGTATAAGCTCGTTGGCTTGTCTATTGACGGTGATTTTGCAGGCTTTGCCATGTACGGATATTTTCCCGCAGAGAAAGCAGAAATAAGTGGAAGACTGTGGATCGACCGCTTTCTTGTCGATGGGAATTTTCAGGGGAAGGGTCTCGGGAAAAAGTTTTTCCAGGCTATCATCCAACAGGTGGAATCAGAATATGGAAAGCAGCCAATCTATCTTAGTGTCTATGCGCAGAATAGTGTTGCAATCCGTATGTATGAGAAGTTCGGTTTTATTCCTACTGGTGAACAAGATGTGAACGGTGAATTAATCATGGTTAGAAGCCTCGAGCAAGGAGCATGCAATTTGCATGTATAAGGTGACGATAAATGAATGAGTTAAAAAATACACCCGTACGGAAACTGTTTATAACTTATCTAGTTCCTTCAGTACTTGGATTAATGCTCATGTCAGTCAATATTCTGATTGATGGTATTTTTGTCAGTAAAGGGGTTGGAGCGGAGGCGCTTGCGGGCGTTAACATTGCTGTACCAGTCTATTCCATTCTGCTCGCGCTTTCTCTATGGATTGGCATTGGAGGCGGCACACTCTACTCTATTGCTGGAGGAAGAGGGGATTGGAAGGAAGCGCGTCAATATTTCACACAAAGTTTAGTCTGGGCAATTGGCATCGTCGGTACGATTATCTTGCTCTGTCTATGGAAAGAGAAGGAATTGGCTCTACTGTTTGGAGCGGATAAAGAGATCTTGCCGTATGTACTGGATTATCTGCATATTATTGTACTCTACGGACTTGTCTATGTCCTTGAAAATATTTTAAGTATTTTCATACGAAATGATGGCAACCCGAAACTTGCAATGTCGGGTCTGATTGTGAACTCGGTACTGAATATTATCCTAAACTACATTTTTATTTTTCAGTTTGGCTGGGGAATCAAAGGGGCGGCATATGCAACAATCATTGCAACTTTTGTAGGTGTCATAGTGATGTGCTCCCACTTCCTTCGTAAAAAGAGCCAGTTGGGATTCGTCCCGTTTACACCTGATCTGCGTAAATTAAAAGAAATACTGACAATAGGTTTTCCAAGCTTCATTGCGGAAGGAACAGCTGCTGTAATGACAGTCGGCTATAATGTAACCTTTATGTCATACGTCGGAAAAATTGGTATTACCGCTTTTGCGGCTGTCAATTATTTGCACGCCGTTTTTCTGATGTTCTTTCTTGCTGTTGGTGCAGCGATTCAGCCACTCGTCAGCTATCATCATGGAGCGGGACTGCATACCCGAGCTAAGCAATTCCGAAAATATGCTCTTGTCACAGGTGCGGTCTTTGGGGTAATTGTCTTTGGGGTCTGTCTGTTATTTGGCAAACAGCTCGCTAGTTTGTTCAACGTAACAGGAGGGGCTTTGCTCTCCTATACAGTTACAGGGCTTACCTTATTCACAACAGGTTATTTGTTCCTATCCATTAACATGGTTTGGGCTGAGTATTGCCAAGCGATCAAGCGGACAAGGGCTGCAACGATTATCATTTTGCTGCGGAGTATTGTATTTTTCCTTCCGTTGCTATGGCTGCTTCCGGAGCTTTTCGGAAAATGGGCGATATGGTTAGCGCTGCCGGGCGCTGAATTTTTGACAGCGGCTTCTATTTTTATCATTCTTGGTTACCAGAGAAAAGCTGAAAGGTCAGTAAAAGAAGTAAATTAAAAGATGAAGCACTGCAGGAATTGGCTATTCCGAATTTGCTTCATCTTTTTCTGCGTTGGATCATTGTGACGACATTGTTACCTCGTAATTTGTTCTCGTTAATGTTATGGATATGTTTTTCTTTGATTGTATGGTCGGCATGCGTATAACAATTCAATAAGGTGTAAAAGCCATCAATTTCTTCAGGTACGAGGCAGGCTGGTGAAGCGAGCAAATTTTCTTTTATTTTTAGTGCAAGACGATTCCTTTTCAATACAGTTATGTCCTTTGTGTGGACAGTCACTTTCTTTAAGGTACAGCGTTCACTAAAAACAATAAAGGATTTAAACAAATGATTGTTTTCAATTCCGAGTAATTGTCTAATCGCCCGGATATGACCGGCATTTTGCATAATAGGATTGTAGAAGCGGTTTTTATTTCGGGGACTGAACACCTGTGTCCATTGCTTTTGCTTTTCATCTCCAAAAATCCATCCGCCAAAATTCTTAGACTCAACTACATAGAAACCTTTTTCGGTAATCATGACCAAATCGATTTCAGTCATTGTTCCATCTTTCTTAGGTATGTATAAATTGGTTAAGATGCGCTTATAGCCAGGGACCTTTTCTAATATGGAATATGTCTTGTATTCTCCATAAATACCTTTATCAAGGAATGTCCTCAAGAATGGATTACCGCTTTCCTGAGAATAGCTTTTATGTTTTTTTAGCTGTACAAGGAAGGCTGCGAGAAGAACAAAACAAATGAGAAGACCTGCCAATATTTCCACCTCGCCATATTGTGAATATTCTTATCATACTATATTCGGTCGTGTTTGTTTTTGTTTTTTAGGAAAAGGGAACTGGATTGAATCATATGTTCATAGAAGGAGTCCTGAAAATGAGAGACAGATTACAGCATTATATAAATGGCGAATGGGTCGATTCTACAGGTTCTGAAACGACAGAAGTCCTGAATCCCGCCACTGAAGAAGTTATAGGTCACATCAGTCTCGGAAAAGAAGAGGATCTTGACAAGGCAGTAAAAGCAGCACGAGCTGCATTCCCTGCTTTTTCTCGTACTACGAGGGAAGAGAGGATTGACCTGCTGGATAAGATTGTTGATGCTTATGAACGCAGAAAAGATGAAATTATTGAGGTCATCACACTGGAACTTGGCTCACCAGTGAAAAAGTCGGAAGAAGTCCATTATGCAATGGGGTATAACCACTTCAAACAGGCTGCTAAAGAACTGAAAACATTCCAATTTACTGACAAACGAGAGAACTCCACTGTTGTAAAAGAATCCATTGGGGTGAGCGGTCTGATTACACCTTGGAACTTCCCAACGAATCAGACGACTACGAAGATTGCCAGTGCGCTTGCTGCAGGAAGTCCAATGGTTCTGAAACCTGCAGAAATTACACCTTATGCTGCAATGATTCTTGCTGAAATCTTCGATGAGGTTGGCGTACCAAAAGGTGTATTTAATCTTGTGAACGGGACAGGAGAAACGATTGGGAACGGCATAAGTTCTCACCCGGATATCGATTTTGTATCGTTTACAGGATCTGTGCCAGTTGGGACAAAAATTATGGAAAATGCTGCTCAGACGATAAAGAAAGTCGCACTGGAGCTTGGTGGCAAGTCTCCACTTATCGTACTTGAGGATGCTGATCCGGAATATGCTGCCAACACAGCTGTCTCCCATATTATGAGCAATACTGGGCAGGTATGTTCGGCGGCAACACGCATTATCGTTCCAAAACAAATGAAAGAGGAATTCGAAAAGGCCCTCGAAAAGGTACTGCCTACTTACAAAGTCGGCGACCCGCAAGACCGTAATACATTCACAGGGCCTCTTGTTGCCGAGAAAATTTGGAATCGAGTACAGGAATATATCCAGAAAGGCATTGATGAGGGAGCTACGCTTCTTGCGGGCGGAACAGGCAAACCAGACGGGCTTGAAAAAGGATACTTTGCTAAGCCGACCATCTTTACAGATGTGAAAAATGATATGACAATTGCGCGCGAAGAAATTTTCGGCCCTGTCATGTCGGTCATCTATTCAGATTCATTGGATAATGCGATTGAGATTGCGAATGACACAGACTATGGGTTGGCAGGCTACGTGGTCGGCAAGGACAAAAAGACACTTGCACAAGTTGCAAAAAGTATCCGCGCTGGTCGTATTACAATCAACAATGCAAAAAGTGACTTCTCAGCACCATTCGGAGGATACAAGCAATCCGGAATTGGCCGTGAATGGGGAAACTTCGGCATTGAGGAGTATCTTGAGCCAAAAGCGATTCTTGGAATGGAAGAATAAATAGATTTTCGAAGCTGAAGCGGCGAAGTGACCTCTCTATTGAGAACATTTCGCCGCTTTTGATTTTAATGCGATTAACTTCCAATGGAATGGAGTGCGCGCATACGATAGGCATTCATTGCAGTTTCACCAAGCTGCTCCATTAAGTTATGGTTCGCATATGCACCAACAATGGCTCCAAAACCTGGAATGAGCTGGAGCAGTTTCGCTAAGTCGATATAATCACGGTATTCTTGCTGGAACACTTGCCAGTCCATATCAAGGATGGCATGTTTATAAATTTCCCAATTCTCAATGACTTCCAGAGTTTCACGGCGCTTTTCGGTATTTGAAAAGGCAAGCTGGAAGATATGAAGAAGGAAGAGCCGTTCTTCATATTGGTGAGGATTATATCCGTACACTGCAGCAGTCTCATAAAGGAATTTCATTTTAATGGAGAGCAGGAGCGGAAAGTCCGCGATTCCGAGCAAAATTCCGCCAAAGCCTGTTCCTGCACCTTCTGCGACAGCGGCTTTTTGATATGTGGCTAACTTTTCTCTGAACAGTTGATCTTGTTCGAATAGGGTTGAAGGAGCGGCAGCCTGCCGGGATAAAACACTAGCCCCTGTAAGGATTGATTTAATAAATGCTTTTATGGCCACAGTAATCGCTTGATGTATTTTCTGTGGGATGACGGAATTTATCTTGTTTTGAACATTTTTGGACATGCGTTTCATAAGATGAGGATTTTGGAGTTGCTTTTTCTTCCACATCTGTATTTCTTTTTGGACAATTTCTTCATAGCTTGTCATAAGAAACCTCCTGATCCTATTATGATTATTTTTAAAATTATACTTATGTCACAGGATATCCACAGAAACTTTACGCAAGAGCATAATGCACCTTCTGCGAATTGCAGTACGGTCGTACCAACTTGTATAATGTCTGAAAAAGGAGGGACCTAATGTTCAAAAAACTGATTAGACAGTTCATGCATGGAAGCAGTGAACGAAGACGCGGGTACTATTATGATAGCAGTAAGCGAAAGCATCATTACTATAAATCCGGCAGCAGTGGGCGCCACAGGCACAACCCGCTCAGTGGCAGCAAACGATATAAACGAAAAGGCTGGGGAAGCAGCAGTTAATTGGATGTTGCCTTAATAGCGGCTAGAAGATCTTTGCGAAGCTCATCAGCATTTTCATATGGTTGAATTAGTCCAAGAAGCTTTTTTAGCATATGGACTGTTTCTCCTGACAGCGACAGCTCTTCCGTCCAAGGAAGGGCTTTTTTCTGTTTTGAATTAAACGTAGTGTAGAGCAGATAGAGCAATACGTCCCCCATATCATAATAATCCTGTTTTCGCATTTCTTTTTGCACAGTCTCTGGCTCCGATGCTGCATCCACTGCCAGTCCAAAATCTATTAAATAGGTATTTCCATTTTTTAGCATTATATTTGGAATGCGCAAGTCCAAATGATACACATGCTGTTCATGAAGAAACTCAATAATATCCACTAAAGAAGACAAAAGAAGAAGTGCTTCATTTTCAGTAAAGGTGCTGTCAGAGACAAATATTTTCTCCTCTGCATTCTCGCCTTCAATGTAATCCATAACATAGATTGCAGCTTGTTCATGAAGGAAATGATCATGAAGTTTTGGAATACCTGGATGGTCGAGCTTCTTTAGCAAATCAATTTCCCTTATGAACATCTCGTTCTCCTTTAGCTTGCTTGGCCGCAATTGCTTGACCACTCGATATTCGGAAGCATTTAAATCTCTGCACAGGTAGGCCATGCCGTAGCTGCCTGTTCCAATCAGCTCTACAATCTTATAGCATCCTTTTAAAACAGTTCCTTTTTGGAAAGGGCGGTCAGCAAAATAACGGTAAGTTTTCCTAAGCACATTCATAATTGAAAAGGATTCAGCTCCTTATAATTCGGTACGGGCTATTCATTTTTTTATATTGTACATGATAATCGAGTCATGTTCAGTCATGACAATAGAAAAATGTTTATAGACAGATGAAGGACCGGGCAATTAATATAATATATGTTGCATCAAGAGATATCACATGAGAAGGAGGTACATCATTTTGAAAAAATTAGCCGCAGATCTACTAATGGTAATTCTGGGATCACTTATATATGCCCTTGCACTTACATTGCTTGCTATTCCAAGTGACTTGGCTGAAGGTGGGGTTCCCGGAGCTGCGATTCTGCTTCACTATGCATTTGACTGGTCCCCTGGACTTATCACCTTTATTTTGACTGCCAGTCTGATGGTTATCGGTTTCCGTTCTTTGCCGCGCAAATCGATTGCCTTATCCATCCTTACAGCCCCGCTGATTTCTTTCTTCATGTACATTTCAGAAGGACGGGCAGATGCGCTTGGTGATCCGCTTACTGCTGCCATTTTTGCAGGTTTCTTCATCGGTATAGGCTCAGGACTTATTTATCGTACGGGAAGTTCAATGGGAGGGACGAGCCTGATCGCCCAAATGTGCAAAAAATCACTTGGCTGGGATCTTGTTCGAACTATTTTTGTATTGGATACACTTGTTGTCCTATCTGGCCTTTTCGTCATCGGACCGCTCCATACAATGTATACAATTATCGCACTCTTCATCGGCAAGAAGGCAACAGACCTTGTTGTGGATGGACTTGACCCGCGTAAAGCAGTAAGTGTCATATCCGATGAAGCATCCAATATTGCGGATGCGATTGTCAGCCAGATGAATACGAGCGTGACAGTGTTCAAAGGCAGAGGCGGTTATTTGAAACAGGACAAAGATATGACTTATATCATTATTAATAAATATCAACTTATGAAACTGAAGAACATTATTGCTGCTATAGATGATAAAGCATTTGTCGTTGTCCATGATGTTCGCGAAGTGCAAGGTGGCAGTTTTTCAAGAATACGCTAATTACCTAAACACCGTTCCGCAGTTGCCGGAGCGGTGTTTTTTATGTTTTAAAAGATTCAATTCAGATTAGTGACTAATAGAGACAACACCAGCTGGGTGTATTACCTTATTTTAACCAATATATTTGAAGATATTGAAACGGAAAAAAGGGAATAGACAGTTATACGTTAATTAAGAAAGGGAGGCTTTAATATGGCCCAAGAAAAATCTGAAAACAACCAAGAGATCCTCAGGCCAACAGAGAAAGAAGATCGCCATATTGGTCCTCTTACGTTTATGTCCATGTGGGTGAGCGACGGAGTCAATTTGGGAAACATGACACTCGGAGCGAGTCTACTCGTTGCTGGAGCTGCTACTCTGAATATGGTGCAAACATTTGTGGCTGCCGGTATAGCAATTGCCATTATTTCGATTGTGTTTGCTTTAAATGACCGTCCTGGTTACAGGACAGGCATTCCATACGTTATTCAGCTGCGTCAGTCATTCGGTCGAAAGGGAACTGTATTCGCCTCTTTATTCCGAGCGATTCCTGGCGTCTTCTGGTATGGAGTGCAAAGTTGGATTGGCGGTACGGCTCTAAATGAGATTGTGAAATTTATAACAAAAGGGACTTTCAATAATATTGGTATCTGCTTTGCCATCCTCGTTGCAGTGCAGATCGGTTTGTCTTTGTTTGGCTTTGGGGCTGTCAAATGGGTAGGCACCATTGCATCAGTAGTAATTGGTGCAGGACTTATCTATGTATTCATCGTTCTGCTCCAATCTTATCCAGAGAAAATCTCTCATCGTTGGGTAGAAGCGAAAGGTACGTGGGGGTTGCCATTCTTCGGCTTTATCATGGTGTTCATGGGTAATTATGCGGCAACATTTTTAAGTGCTGCCGATTACTCAAGAGAACTTAAACCTGGTATTTCGGATACGAAACGCGGACTTCTTTATTTTTCTCCAATTTTCCTCGCGTATGGCTTTGTACTGACAATAGGAGCAATGCTTTCTGCAGCAACAGGAGATGCGAATCCGGTAAAAGCATTTTCAGTAGTTGTGGATAATGACTATATCAAGCTTGGAATGTCTGCATTCATCGTTCTTGGCGTCATCGCGACTAATATGGTTGCAAATATTGTAGCTCCGACGTATGTCATTACATTACTTACAAAAATGAAATACAAAACGGCTGCAATTATTACCGGCCTGATCGCATGCTGTACGTTTCCTTGGTTGCTCGTTAAGGATCAGTCTGCAAGCAATCTAAATGTATTTGTTCTCATCTATTGTGCATTTTTAGGACCAATTGCAGCAATCATGCTTATTGAGTATTATGTGTTGCGGAAGCAGAAGTTGGATATAGATGAATTGTATAAAAAAGATGGGATTTTTTCTGGTATTAACTGGGCGGCAGTGTTGGCTCTTCTTGTTGGAGCAGGAGCAGCATTCATACAATTGAAATTAGCCTGGCTGATAGGATTCATCATTGGTGGCATCGTATACTGGCTACTTATGAAATTTGCATTTAAAAAATCACTTTTCAAAAGACAAACACGCTACGAGTAGGGTCATTCTTTGTGAATGATCCTTTTTTATTTCGTAATTAGCAATTAAGGACGAGTCAAAAAGTAACTGTTCGGAAAGTCTGACAAGCTGGGTGCGTAAGATATAGTCAGGTGCCTAATTGGTAATTCAAGCAGCAAGGGGAGGGGAGGCCGCAATGTTCTATAACTGTTAGCGATGATGTATTTACCTGGATATTTTGCAACGGTCTGCATGTTGATTTACTTATGGAAAGTAAGAATCAATACAGAATTGCAAATGAAGGAGCGGGTAAGCATGACAAAAAAACTGGAAAATCAAACGTTGAACAATCAGCAAATTGAGGACACAGGAGATGACCGGTCACTTAGGCCGAACAGACCCGGTGATCGGACAGTCGGACCGGTTTCTTACGCATTTATGTGGATTGGTGATGGGGTCAATCTTGGAAACATGACGCTTGGGGCAAGTCTCATCGCCCTTGGTGTTGCAACACTGAATATATATCAGACATTCGCGGCGGCAATCTTGGCAATTGGAATAATCTCTGCAGTTTTTGCTTTAAATGATAGGCTTGGCTATAGAACGGGTATCCCTTATGTTGTTCAGTTGCGGATGTCTTTCGGAATGAAGGGGGCAGTCATTTCCTCACTCATGCGCGGAATTCCAGCCATTGTATGGTACGGCTTTCAAAGTTGGATCGGTGGTACGGCGCTGAATGAAATTGCGAAAGTTGCAACTGGCGGGTCTTTTGACAGTGTTCCAATCTGCTTTGTCGCATTGCAATTGTTCCAGATTGTTCTTTCTCTGTTTGGATTCCATGCAGTCAAATGGGTTGAGATGCTAGCTTCCATTGTCATCATGATTGCTCTTGTATATGTATTCGGAGTTCTCATCAGTTCACACGGCCCGGCAATTAAGGAAAGTTGGGTACAGGCGAAAGGTACATGGGGATTGCCATTCTTTGGGTTCATTATGGTTTTCCTTGGGAACTATGCGGCGATTTTCCTCAGTGCAGCTGATTATTCCCGCGAGCTTAAATCAGGGATTAGTGATAAAAAACGCGGATCACTATATTTCTTCCCAATTGTCGTCGCTTATGGATTCGTTCTCACAATCGGCGCGATGCTTGCTGCAGCAACAGGCAATTCCAATCCTGTGAAGGCATTTGCGATTGTAGTTGATAACCCGTATATAACAGTTGGCGTATCAGCCTTCATCGTTCTTGGCGTAATTGCAGTCAATATGGTAGCAAACATTATTCCACCAGCGTATGTCATTACACTTCTGACAAAAGTGAATTATAAAGTCGCTGTAACGATTACAGGACTCCTTGCTCTAGGGGCATTTCCATGGGTGCTCGTTAAAGATTCATCTTCAGCTGGACTCGCGATGTTCATTCTGATCTATTCAGCATTCTTGGGGCCAATTGTTGCGATCATGCTTGTTGAGTACTATATTTTGCGCAGGCAGCGGGTCGATGTTAAGGAGCTGTATAATGAAGAGGGCCAATTTGCAGGATTCAATCCAAGTGCGCTCATTGCCATGCTAGTTGGAGCAGGAGCTGCGTTCATTGAAGTGGAACTTGCTTGGATTGTCGGCCTTGTCGTAGCGGGAATCACATACTTCCTCTTGATGAAATATGCCTTTAAAGATTCACCGTTCAAAAAAGGAACGATCTTCGAAAAGAAGAAGTAGTCTATAAGGAAGCTGCACCAATGGAGCAGCTTCCTGGAATTTTTATATGGAGGGTTGGAAAATTGTGTACAAAAGTACATCGGATTATAGATGCACATATTCATCTTGATCAGTTCTCCGATAAAGAGCTGCCAGAATTTTATAATAGTATGAAGCGTGTAAACTGCTCTCATGTAGTAGCAGTTGGCTCAGATCTCGCCTCATCTGGGCGCATTCTCGATCTATCACATAAACACGATTGGGTAATTCCAGCTGCCGGTTTCCATCCGGAGCAATCAATCCCAAGTAAAGAAGAAGTGGACAAGCTATGTGTCTGGATTGTTGAACATGAGGCGGATATTGCTGCAATTGGAGAAATAGGATTGCCGACTTATTTGCTGCGTGAAAGGCAGGACACTAATATTCTTCCTTATATTGAACTGCTGGAAAGGCTGCTTAATTTGGCGAAAAAACTAGACAAGCCTGTTGCTCTGCATGCTGTTCATGCGGAAGCTGATATTGTTTGTGATTTATTGGAAAAAGCAGATATAGAAAATGCACATTTTCACTGGTTCAAAGGCAGCAAAGCAACAATGAAGAGAATGATGAACCGCGGATATTTTATTTCTTTGCCGCCTGAAATTGTATACAGACAGAAAATCAGAGATATCGCCAAACTTTATCCTTTAAATTTAATGATGGCAGAAACAGATGGTCCTTGGCCTTTTGATGGCCCTTTCAAGGGAATTCCAACACATCCAGAAATGATCCATGCCATCATCGAATCTATCGCCGAAATTAAAGGAATATATAAGAAAAAAGTATATGAGATAATTTGGAAAAATACAGTGGATTTCTATAATTTGCAATAGTACCTAGGCTGAAAGCGTTTTAATACAATCTTGTGAAAATAAGTCGAAATGTGATAATATTTTAGATACATAGTAAAATTAATCTGCTTGAATTTTTTATGAGCGGAAAAGGGAGTATTTTTTATGGAACAACAAGACTTGGCAAGAGGATTGAAGAACAGACACGTCCAATTAATTGCAATTGGCGGAGCAATCGGAACAGGTCTATTCCTTGGAGCGGGGAAGTCGATCCACTTGGCGGGCCCATCCATTTTGTTCGCTTATATGATTACTGGGGTGCTCTTATTCCTCGTCATGCGTGCATTGGGAGAGCTACTTGTATCAAACCTGGAGTATCATTCATTTGTTGATTTTGTTCAAGACTATTTAGGTGACCGAGCAGCATTTCTTACAGGATGGACCTACTGGTTCTGCTGGGTATCGATTGCCATGGCCGACTTGACGGCAGTTGGATTGTATACACAGTTCTGGTTCCCTGATGTGGCTCAGTGGGTTCCAGGATTAATCGCACTTGTAATTCTGCTTATCATGAACTTGACTACAGTTAAGTTATTCGGTGAGATGGAATTCTGGTTTGCATTAATCAAAGTTATCGCAATTCT is a window from the Aciduricibacillus chroicocephali genome containing:
- a CDS encoding serine/threonine protein kinase, coding for MNVLRKTYRYFADRPFQKGTVLKGCYKIVELIGTGSYGMAYLCRDLNASEYRVVKQLRPSKLKENEMFIREIDLLKKLDHPGIPKLHDHFLHEQAAIYVMDYIEGENAEEKIFVSDSTFTENEALLLLSSLVDIIEFLHEQHVYHLDLRIPNIMLKNGNTYLIDFGLAVDAASEPETVQKEMRKQDYYDMGDVLLYLLYTTFNSKQKKALPWTEELSLSGETVHMLKKLLGLIQPYENADELRKDLLAAIKATSN
- a CDS encoding YitT family protein, which codes for MKKLAADLLMVILGSLIYALALTLLAIPSDLAEGGVPGAAILLHYAFDWSPGLITFILTASLMVIGFRSLPRKSIALSILTAPLISFFMYISEGRADALGDPLTAAIFAGFFIGIGSGLIYRTGSSMGGTSLIAQMCKKSLGWDLVRTIFVLDTLVVLSGLFVIGPLHTMYTIIALFIGKKATDLVVDGLDPRKAVSVISDEASNIADAIVSQMNTSVTVFKGRGGYLKQDKDMTYIIINKYQLMKLKNIIAAIDDKAFVVVHDVREVQGGSFSRIR
- a CDS encoding MerR family transcriptional regulator, with product MSEDRGKYFTTGEFANLCNVKKKTLFHYDEIGLLSPEFRNEKGYRFYTFQQYGVYTVIELLKTLGMPLKEIKSFLQDKTPDELNSLLARKSKELEKKRIELSRVQKIIDTKISQIELALATDFSKIVLKNEEALPLYLSPSLLDCSDRAFVKILSAFSKDIEHLGLNKGNPIGALIAMPQLDTEDYENYEYLYIEADSSYSERPVFIRPAGLYVTAYHIGDEATIGKTYTRIKKYFRKNNLKIKGNAYEEYVLDEVAVQSIDQYVTKIQVEVERLD
- a CDS encoding aldehyde dehydrogenase family protein, which translates into the protein MRDRLQHYINGEWVDSTGSETTEVLNPATEEVIGHISLGKEEDLDKAVKAARAAFPAFSRTTREERIDLLDKIVDAYERRKDEIIEVITLELGSPVKKSEEVHYAMGYNHFKQAAKELKTFQFTDKRENSTVVKESIGVSGLITPWNFPTNQTTTKIASALAAGSPMVLKPAEITPYAAMILAEIFDEVGVPKGVFNLVNGTGETIGNGISSHPDIDFVSFTGSVPVGTKIMENAAQTIKKVALELGGKSPLIVLEDADPEYAANTAVSHIMSNTGQVCSAATRIIVPKQMKEEFEKALEKVLPTYKVGDPQDRNTFTGPLVAEKIWNRVQEYIQKGIDEGATLLAGGTGKPDGLEKGYFAKPTIFTDVKNDMTIAREEIFGPVMSVIYSDSLDNAIEIANDTDYGLAGYVVGKDKKTLAQVAKSIRAGRITINNAKSDFSAPFGGYKQSGIGREWGNFGIEEYLEPKAILGMEE
- a CDS encoding MATE family efflux transporter translates to MNELKNTPVRKLFITYLVPSVLGLMLMSVNILIDGIFVSKGVGAEALAGVNIAVPVYSILLALSLWIGIGGGTLYSIAGGRGDWKEARQYFTQSLVWAIGIVGTIILLCLWKEKELALLFGADKEILPYVLDYLHIIVLYGLVYVLENILSIFIRNDGNPKLAMSGLIVNSVLNIILNYIFIFQFGWGIKGAAYATIIATFVGVIVMCSHFLRKKSQLGFVPFTPDLRKLKEILTIGFPSFIAEGTAAVMTVGYNVTFMSYVGKIGITAFAAVNYLHAVFLMFFLAVGAAIQPLVSYHHGAGLHTRAKQFRKYALVTGAVFGVIVFGVCLLFGKQLASLFNVTGGALLSYTVTGLTLFTTGYLFLSINMVWAEYCQAIKRTRAATIIILLRSIVFFLPLLWLLPELFGKWAIWLALPGAEFLTAASIFIILGYQRKAERSVKEVN
- a CDS encoding GNAT family N-acetyltransferase — encoded protein: MIGIHNVTEENYRSILKLEVSEGQEDFIETPYECLEEAAECKLYKLVGLSIDGDFAGFAMYGYFPAEKAEISGRLWIDRFLVDGNFQGKGLGKKFFQAIIQQVESEYGKQPIYLSVYAQNSVAIRMYEKFGFIPTGEQDVNGELIMVRSLEQGACNLHV
- a CDS encoding EcsC family protein, translated to MTSYEEIVQKEIQMWKKKQLQNPHLMKRMSKNVQNKINSVIPQKIHQAITVAIKAFIKSILTGASVLSRQAAAPSTLFEQDQLFREKLATYQKAAVAEGAGTGFGGILLGIADFPLLLSIKMKFLYETAAVYGYNPHQYEERLFLLHIFQLAFSNTEKRRETLEVIENWEIYKHAILDMDWQVFQQEYRDYIDLAKLLQLIPGFGAIVGAYANHNLMEQLGETAMNAYRMRALHSIGS
- a CDS encoding nuclease-related domain-containing protein, yielding MAGLLICFVLLAAFLVQLKKHKSYSQESGNPFLRTFLDKGIYGEYKTYSILEKVPGYKRILTNLYIPKKDGTMTEIDLVMITEKGFYVVESKNFGGWIFGDEKQKQWTQVFSPRNKNRFYNPIMQNAGHIRAIRQLLGIENNHLFKSFIVFSERCTLKKVTVHTKDITVLKRNRLALKIKENLLASPACLVPEEIDGFYTLLNCYTHADHTIKEKHIHNINENKLRGNNVVTMIQRRKR
- a CDS encoding NCS1 family transporter; protein product: MAQEKSENNQEILRPTEKEDRHIGPLTFMSMWVSDGVNLGNMTLGASLLVAGAATLNMVQTFVAAGIAIAIISIVFALNDRPGYRTGIPYVIQLRQSFGRKGTVFASLFRAIPGVFWYGVQSWIGGTALNEIVKFITKGTFNNIGICFAILVAVQIGLSLFGFGAVKWVGTIASVVIGAGLIYVFIVLLQSYPEKISHRWVEAKGTWGLPFFGFIMVFMGNYAATFLSAADYSRELKPGISDTKRGLLYFSPIFLAYGFVLTIGAMLSAATGDANPVKAFSVVVDNDYIKLGMSAFIVLGVIATNMVANIVAPTYVITLLTKMKYKTAAIITGLIACCTFPWLLVKDQSASNLNVFVLIYCAFLGPIAAIMLIEYYVLRKQKLDIDELYKKDGIFSGINWAAVLALLVGAGAAFIQLKLAWLIGFIIGGIVYWLLMKFAFKKSLFKRQTRYE